The genomic DNA AATTTGGTGATTATTATGTGCAGTTTAGTGATTGTCGTCATACGATTTAGTGATTGAAGAGTATATTAGTATGAATATCTATCTCTGTTCCTTTTTATATTATTAGTTAAATTAGCTAAATTTTAGTGATTCTCGTAagtataattagtgatttatcgcCGGAATATATCACATATGGTATTCATACTGATCATTGAAGGATGTacaaaaatacagtgaagtcgaATTTTAAAAAAACCTCGTTGAATAAGagaaaaaattaatttaaaaatggagggaattagTGGTGCGTTGTGAACATGCTCTATGTAAGAGTTACGACTATTGAGAGCATATGCACCCGCAAAGTCCATTGATTCATCAATTCATGGATTCAATTGATGGAGTTGATTACTATTCACGGTGAATCaactatttttttttaatttttatgcACTCATGAAACTCCATCAATTCATCGATTACTATTcatcaaataaataatttaaatttttatcataaattTAAGTCCATCTCCATTATTTAATGGCCCCATAAATAATATCCAATAATAGTTTGTTATCTAATTTTAGATTTTTGATAAGGTTGtggataaatttaaatttttaataagaTTTTCGTTGAATCACGTAATGACACGTGCCTTGATCTAAATTTGTAGATAGAAAAATTGTCCATAAATAATACCATGATCTTCTGAGTATAGTATCTCAAAATTATTATAATTTGTTGTCAAAATGAATGCATTGAAAAGATTGTTGAAGCAGAGGCAACAACACAGTCAAGAAGAGTCTGAAATCATGAATACCAAGGTCACCGAAGCGGCAATAGTGATGGACTTCATCGACACTTCAGATGAACCCCAAGGACGCGGCTCACGGCGTGGCAAATCTTCCAATCATCAAAGACAAAGGCTATCGAGGGGAAAAAATCTCATGGAAGATTACTTCGTTGATCGTCCAATATTCAATGAAGACGACTTCCGTCGAAGGTATAGAATGCGCCCTCCTGTTTTCAATCGCATCAAGACAGCTCTTTGCACTCAAGTTTCCTACTGGCATCAAAAAGCATATGCGGTTGGATTATTGGGGTTGCTGCCCCAACAAAAAATGACTGCTGCATTACGAATGCTAGCTTACGGTGCAGCAGCTGATCAATGTGCCGAAATATGTAGAATAGGAGAATCAACTACACTTGAGTGCATGAAAAAATTTTGTGAGCAAGTGGAAGGACTCTTTGGTAAAGAGTACCTTCGTGCTCCAACACCTGCAGATTTAAGAAGTCTTCTACTAAGAGGCGGACAAAAAGGATTTCCAGGGATGATTGAGAGCATCAATTGTATGCACTGGGAATGGAAGAACTGTCCAAGTGGGTGAGGTGGAGCTTATAGTGGTCGAAAAGGACGGCCGACTATCATTCTAGAGGTCGTTGCTTCCTATGACACTTGGGTGTGACATGCTTTTTTCGGTGTACCTAGAGCTCAAAATGATATTAACGTTCTAGGTCAAACTCCCGTATTTGATAAAGTTATCGCAAGAGATAGCCCAACGGTGGTGTTTCACGTCAATGGCAAAAGATACAATAATGCTTATTATCTTGCTGATGGGATTTATCCTAGGTATTCAACATTTATAAAAATCATATCAAATCCTGCCACTCAAGCACATAAATTATTTGCTAAGAAACAGGAAGCATATCGCAAAGATGTAGAGAGGTGTTTTGGTATCTTGCAATCTCGATGGGCAATTCTTCGTCACGGTGCTCGGATGCATAAGCGTTCCACACTTAGAAGTATCATGATGACTTGCATCATATTGCATAACATGATAGTTGAGGATGAATTTGTGGAGTCAGTAGAAGAAAATCTAATGAATCCACTAGCATCACGGGTTTATGACGGGCCGGTAGATTATAATGGAGTTAGAATTCATTTTGCACCAGTACAAAGAGATGAAAGAAATCAACAAGCATTTTGGGATCGTATTGAAAACTTGGAATCAACTTATGTCCATACAATACTCCAAAATGATTTGGTATAGCACAATTGGGCACTGGAAGCCAATGAATAGTTATGGATATCAAATTATTATCTCTTCCAATGTACCACTTGATAATTTGAAAGCAAGAACCACAATTTGAATAAATTTCTTTAATTGAATTAAAAAGTAttgaacataattaaattaaaaagCATAATACATAgttgtgaaaggaatatgtcctaagtccaatcatgtattaggatttaggaataacttttatgtaatctgttttgatttcattgatattaataaaagacttgttttgtttttattacgggctctatctattttagtgtttaaataagatataccatagtttagagtaaaactttttatggattatgatgagatcataatagtgagacctaaaaagatgataactctaaacttaaatagttcctggtcataggattactaactggtaattaataatccgcaaagatcggtatatactatgcttgcttcattatgaaggatgtctgttctcatagacatttgtgtggtgacactatagctagtatgtaggtgcttattatagaataagttcactgaacatgactcgcacagctgaacaactgatggagttcactcacgtgtcagcagttgttcacatagtgatagttgtacaagtatccttagacttgaagtcatcatagtcatcttgtgtacactgaactatgctttgttttagttcttagtctccagggacaattattagggctcttctgggtataggaatttgtacacgaagatagtgtatgatcaataaaggatctaccccttccagtgaaggaagcgaatgttcaaggctgatccacttatgctagttcaggaatctctggccagagtgaatgaaattagaaaggagtttctaatttgcatagaactacgcatagtaaatggtaagcaaagtgattgaattagtgttattcctagtgaactaacaatgagatttacagaaggggggttgaatgtaaatctcaaaactttttcaagttttgagcagtttcaaaggctttgtgtttaagataaacaagtgtgtgaattgctttaagctaatacagacagatatatattcaagcacaaaagtacagaacacaacagaccttaaaaacttttctggtggatttgttgttccaccagagatggtatttcagaaaatctgtgattcaagaagttgatcacagctgcatcctagtacaaactagataatttttctcaagatttttctaaacagctctgaaaaattcttttctaattactagctgctacttggtttatataacaccaagtttacaagtgaagacaaagataaaagtataataataaaataagttctccacttgtttcttctccattttactccagtgcattgttgactattgcctctttatactagagtagaacggctgctttttttgatgttcctgaaataggctaccacatctcagttgtctctgtcaacccatgtgcctctgtttgtaggtacaactaccacttgtcaactgctatttaacagaacatccgttgaagccttcatccgttgatggctttatccgttgatgtgttagcagttgaagctctatccgttgatgcactcatccgttgaaggatgttatccgttgaagctttagagacatccgttgaagctttgtttctcatccgttgaaggtctttaagttatccgttgacaccatttcatttatacaaaatttcaaggcatgaaatatttacaattggccttcctatctgcatatcctttagtagtcaacatgacttataattttcctcaacatttaagaattatatctcaaattcagagactgaaatgtgctacaaaactagacttatttctaagtaaag from Apium graveolens cultivar Ventura chromosome 5, ASM990537v1, whole genome shotgun sequence includes the following:
- the LOC141659051 gene encoding uncharacterized protein LOC141659051 gives rise to the protein MNALKRLLKQRQQHSQEESEIMNTKVTEAAIVMDFIDTSDEPQGRGSRRGKSSNHQRQRLSRGKNLMEDYFVDRPIFNEDDFRRRYRMRPPVFNRIKTALCTQVSYWHQKAYAVGLLGLLPQQKMTAALRMLAYGAAADQCAEICRIGESTTLECMKKFCEQVEGLFGKEYLRAPTPADLRSLLLRGGQKGFPGMIESINCMHWEWKNCPSGAQNDINVLGQTPVFDKVIARDSPTVVFHVNGKRYNNAYYLADGIYPRYSTFIKIISNPATQAHKLFAKKQEAYRKDVERCFGILQSRWAILRHGARMHKRSTLRSIMMTCIILHNMIVEDEFVESVEENLMNPLASRVYDGPVDYNGVRIHFAPVQRDERNQQAFWDRIENLESTYVHTILQNDLV